The genomic interval ATCGGTTATGAATGACCCCCCATAAAAGGTGATCTCAGAATCTCCCACCTGCTCCCTGCCAATCCGGTTACTCACAACAATTGGCGTCACATTGGCCGCAGAGTGCCCTTGCTGGGTGCGCTGCCAGTGATCTTTGCTGTTAATGCTTGCATCATGCGGTTCACTACCGATAGCCGTGGGGTAAAAAATGATTTCCGCCCCCATCAGCGCCAGTGCTCTGGCCGTTTCAGGGAACCACTGATCCCAGCAAATGCCGATACCGATCGTGCCGTATCGGGTATTGAAAACCTTGAAGCCGCTATCTCCGGGAGAGAAATAAAATTTTTCGGAATACCCGGGACCATCCGGAATATGGGATTTCCGATAGACATCGGACACACTGCCATCGGCATCAATCACAACGATGGAATTAAACAGACATTGGCCGGCTTGCTCATAAAATGAGACCGGCAATACGACAGACAACTCTTTGGCAATATCCTGGAAATGACGAATGGCGTCATTTTCGGCGACGGACCGGGCAAACGAAAAATACTCTTCATGCTGCTGCTGGCAAAAATACACACGCTCAAACAGCTCTTGCAGC from Gynuella sunshinyii YC6258 carries:
- the aguB gene encoding N-carbamoylputrescine amidase encodes the protein MRKVTVAATQMSCTWDVHENIRNAEKLVRKAAAKGAQIILLQELFERVYFCQQQHEEYFSFARSVAENDAIRHFQDIAKELSVVLPVSFYEQAGQCLFNSIVVIDADGSVSDVYRKSHIPDGPGYSEKFYFSPGDSGFKVFNTRYGTIGIGICWDQWFPETARALALMGAEIIFYPTAIGSEPHDASINSKDHWQRTQQGHSAANVTPIVVSNRIGREQVGDSEITFYGGSFITDEFGAKVCEADEVTESVLVHTLDLDACAESRRGWGVFRDRRPELYRPLLSKDGKHW